The nucleotide window CTCGCTACCTCTTCAGAAAGACTCTCGCACGTATGCACGTGCATTTTCGAGCAATCGGCTGGCGATCATCGCCAATGAAATCCCCAATACAAGGTGAGCAAAGTCGTCTGTGATGATGGGCTTAGGGTGAATGAACAGCTGGTCACAATGGGTGAGGGATTTCAAGACCAGCAAACAACAGGCCCTATTGCTTTTTACCTCACAATCTCGCAGAATATAAGAGATATAAATTTTAGGGGGTACAATAGAATGTGGAATGAATTCAAGAAATTCGCCTTTAAAGGGAATGTGCTCGACCTGGCTGTCGGGGTCATCATCGGGGCTGCGTTCGGAAAGATCGTTTCTTCGCTTGTCGATGACATCATCATGCCTATTATAGGATTCGCTACTTTTGGAGCTACTTTTTCAGAACTGACATATAACGGGATAAGATACGGGGCATTCTTACAGTCTGTCATGGATTTCTTCCTTACGGCGCTAGCTATATTTTTCTTCATTAGAATCATTAATCGTTATCGTAAAAAAGAAGAAGCCAAACCTGCAGCACCTAAACCGGATGCCAAAGAAGCGCTTCTAGTGGAAATCCGTGATCTTTTGAAGGAAAAAAAACATCGTTAAAAATTTTTACTTGCTGGATGAAACCGACGGTACCTGTCACCCGTATACATAATCAAATAAACTTATGAGGTGACCTGTTAATGTACGCTTATTCAGATAACTCCACGATGCCATCGGTAATGAGAACTTTTGCGTTTTCCCTGCTAATCGCCTTCATTGGCACAATGGCCGGAGTCTTCGTTCCGCCAGCGCTGTTTCTCCCGCTCGTCATCATTGAGCTTGCGATGCTGATTGGCGTGTTCTTTTTACGAAAAAAGAAAGCAATCTCTTATGCATTTCTTTATGCGTTTACGTTCATCTCTGGAATGACGATGTATCCGGTCATTGCCCACTACATCGCGGTATCTGGAGCCAATGTTGTGATCAATGCGCTCGGGGGGCCACTACTGTTGTGTTCACTGGTCTCGCTATTTATGCGACTAAAACGAAGCGGGACCTCAGCTTCCTTGGCGGCATGCTGATGGCAGCATTGCTGGCGTTGATTGCTGTTAGTATTTTCAACTGGATTTGGCCGCTCAGTTCAACCGGAATGATGGCCTATTCGTTCATTGGAATACTTGTTTTCAGTGGATATGTGTTGTTTGATTTTAACAGGATGAAACACTATGGTGTGAGTCCAGAAGAAGTGCCATTGATGGCTCTTAATCTATATCTGGATTTCATCAATCTTTTCCTATATATCCTGCGATTCTTTGGGATTCTATCGAGCAACGATTAATGCTATTCAAAAGGCAGTCCTCAGTGGCTGCCTTTTTGGTTATTCCAATATTTAGCTGTAATACCAGATTTTTATTAAGTTTATTGAGTTTTCCGTTATTTCACACGGGTATATATATAGTGCAAGGTACCAATACAAAATTAGAAGGGACTGGTTAAGTTGAAGAACTTTACGGCGACTTCAGAATACGTCATTGGCTATGCAAACGGAGGAAGATTTGCGTTGCTGTCTCAAGGAACGCTGGTCTTGAATCGATGGACTTAACATCGACTAACACCATTGTTTTTGAATAGCTTGAGCAGAGCACTCCTCTAAGTTAGTCCGCAGGATATGAGCAAGGCCAATATTAGTAAGGAAGGGACTGGTTAAGTTGAAGAACTTTACGGCGACTTCGGAATACGTCATTGGCTATGCAAGCGGAGGAAGATTCGCGATGCTGTCTCAAGGCACGCTGGTCTTAAATCGATACATTTAATATCGATTTACCCAAGAGCGTAAATTGAATAGCAACAACAGAATTACTCCTCCCATCGTCCGTATGTCGGACTCAAAAAAGGTGCAGGCCAAGCGGCCCGCACCTTTTTTTGATTAAGCTCTTTTCTTATTAATAGTAACTTGCAATCCAGGAAAAATTCTACTTTGGGAATATCTCTACTTTGACTCCTATCGAGATTGGTAAAAACCATTTATCACAAACGAAAAGAGTCTTTGAGTATCACACTTCACGAGTTTTTGCATGAAACTTATAATCTGGATGTGCTCCTCAAGGTTTACAAGTTTCCGGGACAAGGGTATTTACTATATATCTTTTACAAGGAGGTTTTCAACATGGATAAAGACCATATGATTCATAAAGATGGAGAAGTCGATACTAGCAAGGTTGATAAGACCCTTGAACGGATGGATACTCAGCAGGCTGATGAGATTCTGGGTGATTTCAATGAGTTCAGGACTTATTTAAGCAAAAGGATCAAGCTTGGTAAAACTGCTGGTATGAATGAAGAGCAGCTTGCCAAAACCGCTGAAAAGGTAGCAGATTATCTCGCTGATAAAGTAACTCCGCGAAACAAAGAGGAGCAGCTGCTGCAGGAGCTTTGGAAGGTTGGCACAAAAGAAGAGCAGCACTATCTTGCACATATGCTCGTAAAATTGGCAGAATAAAAAATCGCCCGAGGGCGATTTTTTTTATCTTATCCAAAGAATCTATTCTTCTTTTTAACTCTCAAAATATCTCCCATCCAGCCTTTCTTTTTCAAGTAATAATAAATACCGACGGTAGAGGCAAAAATTAAAACTCCCGCGAACGCATAGCCAAATTTCCACTCGAGTTCAGGCATGACCTTGAAATTCATTCCCCAAACCGCTCCCCACGCTGTGACAGGCGTAAATAGAATCGTCATGACAGTCAGAGTTTTCATGATCTCATTTCCCCGATGCGTAGATACTACTTCTTCAAGATTGACCATCGTGTCGATTGCATGCTGATATTCATCAAGCAATGTCCTAATCCGCTCGACACGGGTAACAACCCTGTTGAACTCAGTTTTTTCATGCATCTCACCGCCATAGGCTTCTTCTGCAATGAATCTTAATTCGACAATCGGGACGACCATGTTTTTCCAAACCAATAATTCGTGGCGATTTTCGTATATTTTTTCAAGAATTTCACGATTGTTATGTTCTTTCATTTCCCATAAAAGATCATGAAGCCTTTCTTCATATCCATCAATCTTTTGAAGATAGGTCGCAAGAATTTCCCCCAATATGATAAAAAAGCCTTCCACTGCATTTTCTGCCTGGTCCATTTGTTTGTAGACTGCGACTGGATTTGAATTAAGTACTGTAAAGTCGAAATTAACCAATACGAATAAGTCCCTGCTGATCCAAAAGTGGAAAATATTTTTCTCGCTCTTATCCTCAATATCCTGTTGATAAATCAGGGAACCCCAAATACATTCCTGTCCCCTTGTTTGGGTGTCGAGCTCAAGCAGGTTTGTATTTCTGTCATTCATATTTTTCAACCAATTTCCATATTCCGTGTTATCCGAAACCAGCTCTCTTAACTCCTGCTGATCCCCATTCTCATAATCAAACCACATCCATTTATTATCATTAAATGTATGGCGCAATGGTCTCAGACCTTTCTTTATATAATCAAGTAATACTCTTCCCTTAAAAAGGAGTTTTGAAACGATTGGCAGAGTTTCCATTTTAAAAATGTTTCTGATATTTGGATAGCGGGTAAATGAGAATATAGACAATAGTAAAGGTTCAATTAAAAATAGGAGGGAAAAACGATGCAAACTAAAACCAAAAATGCAGTGATGTTAAGTGTAGGAGCCGCGGCATTATGGATGGCGATGAAGCCAGAAAACAAGGCAAAACTTACCGAGATGGCCACACAGGTAAAAGAAAAAGTCATGGCATCGAAGACTGATGTAATTCCTGTACAAAAAGCTGGAAACCCTGACCCGATGGACGTTGAAGATAACAAGATGGTCAGCGAAGGCGCTATGTACGGAGTCAATTACTACAACGAGAACCTTCAAGAACAGCAGCGGTAAACATGTCCGGGGAACAATTTCCCCGGTCTATTTTTGTTTAATTCATACCTCGTCGATCAATACTAGATAGTGCGAGGGGGGATGGTGGTCCAGTGGGAATTCTCTTCATTTTTATTTATCTGTTCATTGTTTTTACTGTAATTGAGATTAATACATCGATTTTTGTTGCTACTGGATTGGACAGAAAAATCGCTCGATTCCAGGTCATTTCGATGCTAACCGGCACCGGTTTTACCACGGGTGAATCCGAGTTGATCATCGACCATCCGGTCAGGAGAAGATTGGGTGCTTTTTTGATTCTGTTTGGGGCCTTCTCTCTGGCAGTCATCATTTCCGCAATCAGCAATTTGCTGACGGATAATTTTTACACAATGGAAATCGCCTATATTGCAGGCGGACTTGTAGCACTCTTATTTGTGTTAAAAGCGCCAGTCGTGCAAAGAATGATGAGTAAAAAGATGAAAAGTAAATTGAAGGAGAATTATGAGTTAGCAGATTTGCCAATCAGTGACGTTCTATTGATGGACGAAGATGATGAAGTTCGGGAAATCGCTATTAAAGAGGATTCCCCATTTGCTGATAGGACATTTAATGAAATAGTAAAAAAAACGGATGATGTTATGCTCCTGTTCATCAAAAGAGGCGAAATCAATATCAGAAAAAAAGCCCATGATACCAAATTGGAGCCTGGGGACACATTATTTTTATATGGTAATAACCCAAGAATAAAAGTTCTATTTGAAAATGCCTGACACGATGGAGTGATATCAACCATTACGAGTCAGGCATTTTTATTTTCACGTAGTTCAGCAATTCCGTCTTTACAAACTCCGTATTGCAGCCATGAACAGTTTTTGCAAAGCACATCAAGGTCATCTGGTCTAACCTTTTCCGCCGTCCACTGGACAAGCTCAGATTTTAGGTAACGTTCCCCAGGCACCAGTCCAAGATGACGAATGACATTTCCATCCATCGACAGAACATGTTCATTCGAACCCTCACTTGCCTCACAAATCTCAAGGCCCCTATGCGGACAGGACATACATGCGTCATCGAACGCCGCGACCACCTTTATGTAAAAATCCTGTTCAGTGTCCCGTATATCAGTTACGATACTTTCCATCTTCTTCACAAATTCCGGGCTGTAGCCCATCCCTCTGAATCCATGCACACAGAGAAGATGATGCCCACGCAATACTTTATCCACTTCATCACTCCTGAAAATTATGCTGTTAAACTAATTCTGCACGAATCCTTATTTTCCTTTTAAAATCTCGAATCTTTGATTGTACTCTTAGCCACCCAAGTACTGCCAATTTTTTTACAAATCGTCAAATAATGCAGCAGCAGGATGACCATACTGCCAGTATTCATGCCGACGATGACCCCCTCCATCCCCCATTCTAGTTTTGAGCCGACGAGGTAAATAAGAGAAAAGGTCACAATCGTAGCATAGACAGAGTGAATAAAAGCGTCCTTCACCAATCCGAGACCAATCAGATAAGCCTGCATCGGGATGGTGAAGTAGTGGAACAGGAAGTATGGCGCCAACAGCTGCAAAAAGACTGCTGCCTGAGCAGAATGAAAGAAGGTATTGGTCAATGTCTCAGCCAGAAAGTAAAAAGCTGTTACAGATGGCAAGCCATACAGCAGGGTCAGCAGCATCACCTGCTGAAGCAGCTTCTGCAGCTTGAAAAATTCTCTTTCAGCATAGTCCTTCGATACAGTCGGAATTAGTATGATGAGAAACGAATGAGCGATAAATGCCGGGAAAAATCCAATCGTCATTGCGATTCCCGCCATCATCCCGAATTGTTCCGTTGCCACTTCAGCTGAAAATCCTGCGCTGACAATCGCAAATTTTATCAGAAAAGGCTGAACAGCATGCGTCAGGGAATGAAAAATCCTCAGCCCGGTCGTCGGCACGGAAACCTCCACAAGACTCTTTCTCACTTCTCGCCCGCTTACATGCTTACCTGGTACACTTTTAATCTTCTGATAAGACATAATGAAGTAGTGTAATAGATAAAGAAAGACGACAAGTTCGCTGCCCGCCAGTGTGCAAAACGCAACAAGAAGAGCCGTTTCGCTTCCAAACTCAAAAAACTGAAAAAGAGCTGAAAGCAGGATGAGCTGGACCGCTCTCCTCACAAAATGGGATATCGCGATTTTGCCCATATCCTGTTTTCCCATGAAAAATCCCCTGGCAATAGCGGTGATCGTCATCACCGGAATGAGTGACAGCACAACCCATTTCAGCAGGGGGTGATAATCCTTGAATACCGGAATGATGGGAAGCATAATGGCAGCCGCAATCAGTAGAACCGTCGTGAATACCACCGCAAGCCTAATGGCATGCTTGATCATGCTCCGGTGGTAAGACTCATCTTTCTCCGCAATCATCTTGGAAATCGACACTGGCAGCTCAAAGTTCGCGAGCATCATGATCAGGAAAATCGTCGGCAATATGGTCATGTAATGCCCCATCCCGCTTTCCCCGAGTTCCCTTGCCAGGATCATATTGACAAGGAACTCCACCACTTCTCCAAGAAAAGTAGCAATCACGAGGATAGTCATCCCTTT belongs to Mesobacillus subterraneus and includes:
- the mscL gene encoding large conductance mechanosensitive channel protein MscL, with the protein product MWNEFKKFAFKGNVLDLAVGVIIGAAFGKIVSSLVDDIIMPIIGFATFGATFSELTYNGIRYGAFLQSVMDFFLTALAIFFFIRIINRYRKKEEAKPAAPKPDAKEALLVEIRDLLKEKKHR
- a CDS encoding DUF3243 domain-containing protein is translated as MDKDHMIHKDGEVDTSKVDKTLERMDTQQADEILGDFNEFRTYLSKRIKLGKTAGMNEEQLAKTAEKVADYLADKVTPRNKEEQLLQELWKVGTKEEQHYLAHMLVKLAE
- a CDS encoding magnesium transporter CorA family protein, with product MRHTFNDNKWMWFDYENGDQQELRELVSDNTEYGNWLKNMNDRNTNLLELDTQTRGQECIWGSLIYQQDIEDKSEKNIFHFWISRDLFVLVNFDFTVLNSNPVAVYKQMDQAENAVEGFFIILGEILATYLQKIDGYEERLHDLLWEMKEHNNREILEKIYENRHELLVWKNMVVPIVELRFIAEEAYGGEMHEKTEFNRVVTRVERIRTLLDEYQHAIDTMVNLEEVVSTHRGNEIMKTLTVMTILFTPVTAWGAVWGMNFKVMPELEWKFGYAFAGVLIFASTVGIYYYLKKKGWMGDILRVKKKNRFFG
- a CDS encoding TrkA C-terminal domain-containing protein produces the protein MGILFIFIYLFIVFTVIEINTSIFVATGLDRKIARFQVISMLTGTGFTTGESELIIDHPVRRRLGAFLILFGAFSLAVIISAISNLLTDNFYTMEIAYIAGGLVALLFVLKAPVVQRMMSKKMKSKLKENYELADLPISDVLLMDEDDEVREIAIKEDSPFADRTFNEIVKKTDDVMLLFIKRGEINIRKKAHDTKLEPGDTLFLYGNNPRIKVLFENA
- a CDS encoding DUF1284 domain-containing protein, yielding MGYSPEFVKKMESIVTDIRDTEQDFYIKVVAAFDDACMSCPHRGLEICEASEGSNEHVLSMDGNVIRHLGLVPGERYLKSELVQWTAEKVRPDDLDVLCKNCSWLQYGVCKDGIAELRENKNA
- a CDS encoding polysaccharide biosynthesis protein, which codes for MNTFLKGMTILVIATFLGEVVEFLVNMILARELGESGMGHYMTILPTIFLIMMLANFELPVSISKMIAEKDESYHRSMIKHAIRLAVVFTTVLLIAAAIMLPIIPVFKDYHPLLKWVVLSLIPVMTITAIARGFFMGKQDMGKIAISHFVRRAVQLILLSALFQFFEFGSETALLVAFCTLAGSELVVFLYLLHYFIMSYQKIKSVPGKHVSGREVRKSLVEVSVPTTGLRIFHSLTHAVQPFLIKFAIVSAGFSAEVATEQFGMMAGIAMTIGFFPAFIAHSFLIILIPTVSKDYAEREFFKLQKLLQQVMLLTLLYGLPSVTAFYFLAETLTNTFFHSAQAAVFLQLLAPYFLFHYFTIPMQAYLIGLGLVKDAFIHSVYATIVTFSLIYLVGSKLEWGMEGVIVGMNTGSMVILLLHYLTICKKIGSTWVAKSTIKDSRF